In a genomic window of Myotis daubentonii chromosome X, mMyoDau2.1, whole genome shotgun sequence:
- the BEX3 gene encoding protein BEX3 isoform X3: MCECMSRGRGRALLLYWPRELGGELLGDARPSRDRELQRDAAFGAVVTPFWVPAPRCPARGGLAPAQGKAAAARQPRKKNLIMADIHHENEEMEQPMQNGEEDRPLGGGEGHQPAGNNRRGQARRLAPNFRWAIPNRQVNDGMGGDGDDMEMFMEEMREIRRKLRELQLRNCLRILMGELSNHHDHHDEFCLMP, translated from the exons ATGTGCGAGTGCATGAGCCGGGGGAGGGGACGCGCGCTCCTGCTGTACTGGCCTCGGGAGTTGGGGGGCGAGCTCCTTGGTGACGCGAGGCCCTCACGTGACCGGGAGCTGCAGAGGGACGCAGCCTTCGGTGCAGTCGTCACTCCCTTCTGGGTACCAGCGCCCCGCTGTCCTGCGCGCGGCGGGCTGGCACCGGCCCAGGGCAA GGCGGCGGCCGCCCGCCAACCCCGGA AAAAAAATCTCATCATGGCAGATATCCACCACGAAAACGAGGAAATGGAGCAGCCCATGCAGAATGGAGAGGAAGACCGCCCTTTGGGAGGAGGTGAAGGCCACCAGCCAGCGGGAAATAATCGACGGGGACAGGCCCGCCGACTGGCCCCTAACTTCCGATGGGCCATACCCAATAGGCAGGTCAATGATGGGATGGGCGGAGATGGAGATGATATGGAAATGTTCATGGAGGAGATGAGAGAAATCAGGAGAAAACTTAGGGAGCTGCAATTAAGGAATTGTCTGCGTATCCTTATGGGGGAGCTCTCTAACCACCATGACCATCATGATGAATTTTGCCTTATGCCTTGA
- the BEX3 gene encoding protein BEX3 isoform X1 gives MADIHHENEEMEQPMQNGEEDRPLGGGEGHQPAGNNRRGQARRLAPNFRWAIPNRQVNDGMGGDGDDMEMFMEEMREIRRKLRELQLRNCLRILMGELSNHHDHHDEFCLMP, from the coding sequence ATGGCAGATATCCACCACGAAAACGAGGAAATGGAGCAGCCCATGCAGAATGGAGAGGAAGACCGCCCTTTGGGAGGAGGTGAAGGCCACCAGCCAGCGGGAAATAATCGACGGGGACAGGCCCGCCGACTGGCCCCTAACTTCCGATGGGCCATACCCAATAGGCAGGTCAATGATGGGATGGGCGGAGATGGAGATGATATGGAAATGTTCATGGAGGAGATGAGAGAAATCAGGAGAAAACTTAGGGAGCTGCAATTAAGGAATTGTCTGCGTATCCTTATGGGGGAGCTCTCTAACCACCATGACCATCATGATGAATTTTGCCTTATGCCTTGA
- the BEX3 gene encoding protein BEX3 isoform X2, with product MEQPMQNGEEDRPLGGGEGHQPAGNNRRGQARRLAPNFRWAIPNRQVNDGMGGDGDDMEMFMEEMREIRRKLRELQLRNCLRILMGELSNHHDHHDEFCLMP from the coding sequence ATGGAGCAGCCCATGCAGAATGGAGAGGAAGACCGCCCTTTGGGAGGAGGTGAAGGCCACCAGCCAGCGGGAAATAATCGACGGGGACAGGCCCGCCGACTGGCCCCTAACTTCCGATGGGCCATACCCAATAGGCAGGTCAATGATGGGATGGGCGGAGATGGAGATGATATGGAAATGTTCATGGAGGAGATGAGAGAAATCAGGAGAAAACTTAGGGAGCTGCAATTAAGGAATTGTCTGCGTATCCTTATGGGGGAGCTCTCTAACCACCATGACCATCATGATGAATTTTGCCTTATGCCTTGA